In a genomic window of Helianthus annuus cultivar XRQ/B chromosome 10, HanXRQr2.0-SUNRISE, whole genome shotgun sequence:
- the LOC110885105 gene encoding NAC domain-containing protein 104 produces the protein MGDNNNVNLPPGFRFCPTDEELVVHFLQRKASLLPYHPDIIPDLDLYPYDPWDLDGKAMAEGKRWYYYSRRTQNRITTSGYWKSWACDEQIISSSSSKRVGVKKYYVFHVGEAPEGVKTNWIMEEFKLSSNASSSCSSSSNGRSKRRGNSKVDLSKWVICRVFEHSCDDDDNDDGTELSCLDEVFLSLDDFDEISFPN, from the exons ATGGGTGACAATAATAATGTCAATCTTCCACCTGGTTTTCGATTCTGCCCGACTGATGAAGAACTCGTCGTTCACTTTCTTCAACGCAAGGCCTCTCTCTTACCATACCACCCCGATATCATCCCTGATCTTGATCTCTATCCTTATGATCCTTGGGACTTGGATG GAAAAGCTATGGCTGAAGGAAAAAGGTGGTATTATTACAGCAGGAGGACACAAAATCGAATAACGACTAGCGGCTATTGGAAATCATGGGCATGTGATGAACAAATTATAAGTTCAAGTAGTAGCAAACGAGTTGGTGTGAAGAAATATTATGTGTTTCATGTCGGTGAAGCTCCTGAAGGTGTTAAAACTAATTGGATAATGGAGGAATTTAAACTCTCTAGTAATGCTAGTTCATCTTGTAGTAGTAGCAGCAATGGTAGATCGAAAAGAAGAGGCAACTCCAAAGTA GATTTAAGCAAGTGGGTCATATGTCGAGTGTTCGAGCATAGTTGTGACGACGACGACAATGATGATGGGacagagctttcatgtttggatGAAGTTTTCTTATCGTTGGACGATTTCGATGAAATTAGTTTTCCAAATTAA